In one window of Pseudochaenichthys georgianus chromosome 5, fPseGeo1.2, whole genome shotgun sequence DNA:
- the eno1b gene encoding enolase 1b, (alpha) yields MSIVKIHAREIFDSRGNPTVEVDLYTDKGLFRAAVPSGASTGIYEALELRDNDKSRYLGKGVSKAVDHINSTLAPALVGQELSVVEQEKIDQMMIDLDGTENKSKFGANAILGISLAVCKAGAAEKGVPLYRHIADLAGNPEVILPVPAFNVINGGSHAGNKLAMQEFMILPIGASTFKEAMRIGAEVYHNLKNVIKKKYGQDATNVGDEGGFAPNILENKEALELVKEAIAKAGYTDKVVIGMDVAASEFYREGKYDLDFKSPDDPSRYISPDELADLYKSFVKDYPVVSIEDPFDQDDWAAWSSFTASTEIQVVGDDLTVTNPNRISKAVEDKACNCLLLKVNQIGTVTESMQACKMAQENGWGVMVSHRSGETEDTFIADLVVGLCTGQIKTGAPCRSERLAKYNQILRIEEELGDKARFAGKNFRKPI; encoded by the exons ATGTCTATTGTCAAGATCCACGCCAGAGAGATCTTTGATTCTCGTGGAAACCCCACGGTAGAGGTGGACCTTTACACTGACAAAG GCTTGTTTAGAGCAGCTGTACCAAGCGGTGCCTCGACTGGAATCTACGAAGCTTTGGAGCTCAGGGACAATGACAAGTCCCGCTACCTTGGGAAAG GAGTCTCAAAGGCCGTAGACCACATAAATTCAACTCTTGCACCTGCACTTGTTGGCCAG GAATTGTCTGTGGTTGAGCAGGAGAAAATTGACCAGATGATGATTGACTTGGATGGCACGGAGAACAAAT CCAAATTTGGAGCAAACGCCATCCTGGGTATTTCCCTGGCTGTTTGCAAAGCTGGTGCAGCAGAAAAAGGTGTCCCCCTGTATCGTCATATTGCTGACCTTGCAGGAAACCCAGAGGTCATCTTGCCTGTGCCG GCCTTTAATGTGATCAATGGCGGCTCTCATGCAGGCAACAAGCTCGCCATGCAGGAGTTCATGATCCTGCCTATTGGTGCAAGCACCTTTAAGGAAGCCATGCGCATTGGAGCAGAGGTCTACCACAATCTCAAAAACGTCATCAAGAAGAAATACGGTCAGGATGCCACCAATGTGGGCGATGAGGGAGGCTTCGCTCCAAACATTCTGGAGAACAAAGAAG CTCTGGAGTTAGTGAAGGAGGCCATCGCCAAGGCAGGATACACCGATAAGGTTGTGATCGGCATGGATGTGGCAGCGTCTGAATTCTACAGGGAGGGAAAATACGATCTGGACTTCAAGTCCCCCGATGACCCGAGCCGTTACATCAGCCCTGACGAGCTGGCCGATCTCTATAAGAGCTTTGTGAAGGATTATCCCG TGGTTTCCATCGAGGATCCCTTTGACCAGGACGACTGGGCGGCCTGGTCCAGCTTCACAGCCAGCACAGAGATCCAGGTTGTTGGAGACGATCTCACGGTGACAAACCCTAATCGCATCAGCAAGGCTGTGGAGGACAAGGCCTGCAACTGCCTGCTGCTTAAGGTCAATCAGATTGGCACAGTAACTGAGTCCATGCAAGC GTGTAAGATGGCTCAGGAGAATGGCTGGGGGGTGATGGTCAGCCATCGCTCTGGAGAAACCGAGGACACCTTCATTGCAGATCTGGTGGTCGGCTTGTGCACTGGACAG ATCAAGACTGGGGCACCCTGTCGCTCTGAGCGTTTGGCCAAATACAACCAGATACTTAG AATTGAAGAGGAGCTGGGGGACAAAGCACGTTTTgctggcaaaaacttcagaaagCCAATTTAA
- the rereb gene encoding arginine-glutamic acid dipeptide repeats protein isoform X2, translating to MDDLFSPRRSLNSTQGEIRVGQSHQAKLPELQPRPVPSLQTQTEREDLMWTPGVNDCDLLMYLRAARSMAAFAGMCDGGSTEDGCLAASRDDTTLNALNMLHASHYDAAKALQRLVKKPLPKLIEKCWSEDDVKRFIKGLRQYGKNFFRIRKDFLPSKKTGELITFYYHWKKTPEAAGTRAYRQQRRQPSSRKAKTRSAAVPVTPSLNYSVDASSASEDDLDSEDSEQEIKSCSHCGATSSKDWHHGRRDTSLLCTTCHTHESKHGSLPPASKSAVAPFLFKPAKEEEEVNNKHGMRTRRSRAPLSSLRSGHRRLTGSPTSEDQQSSSQPSPSGATSNSLRSSSTDNKNESSKKTNKKIKEEVTSPKTTKRVRESPAQEPGEPEKVTPKRPKTQDPRGSRSEGEAEVEEESSSESRSAQDDGSSDTKDIDQDNRSSSPSISSPQQGNESDSDSSAQPGGILPEPAAAAVGGPADPPAPQAIPSQGHPILHQPPQSTPPADGAQSPSPDPPQPAAGQLAGPNARSQPALHALPLPPALPPALGPPALGQDCPLSPAFQVPPALNSAQPLQTHGPSAQALQRPPPFFRESQLPQPSLSGPQIKPPPTTPIPSSHKQGPHNQSSTPFPQMPSNLPPPPALKPLNYLPNPHPPGAPPPPLQLMPQPLPMQSLPTQLPVLSHVQTHPGKSMTSSHPPAAASLPLPPVTSSAIGPVPSLQPSYPPLRPSPSAAAGCSQIQIKEEPLDEMEEAESPPPPSRSPSPEPTIINMASHASQSARFIKHLDRGYNSCSRTDLFFTPLTASKLAKKREEAVEKLRRDAEHSARQEREREKDRERDREREADRNAMSRASSSSHDSRMSDVQMTVHGHGRPSFEQPPTTVAAVPPYIGPDTPALRTLSHYARPHVMSPSNRNHPFYVSLSPGDPLLAYHMPGLYGADPNLRERELRNLRERELHERMKPGYEVKPPEMEMLHQSANPMEHFARHGAIGLPHIPGPPHHFAQFHPGLNHMERGMVLAAPQLRPELSYAERLTAERLHAERMASVGADPAARLQMLNVTPHHHQHSHVHSHLHLHQQDPLGQGQNPHPLDPLQGGPRLARYPFPGGQIPNALLGDLPHDHEMLRHPLFGAYQRELQGQIPQMSAAHQLQAMHAQSAELQRMAMEQQWLHAHHMHGGQLPSQEDYYSRLKKEGDKPS from the exons ATGGACGACCTGTTCAGTCCGCGGAG GAGCCTGAACAGCACACAGGGAGAGATAAGAGTGGGACAAAGTCATCAG GCCAAACTCCCAGAGTTGCAGCCACGGCCCGTTCCCAGTTTGCAGACTCAGACGGAGAGGGAGGATCTGATGTGGACGCCGGGGGTCAATGACTGTGACCTTCTGATGTACCTCAGAGCGGCCAG GAGCATGGCAGCGTTTGCAGGGATGTGTGACGGTGGGTCAACAGAGGATGGATGTCTTGCAGCCTCCCGTGATGATACCACACTCAACGCACTCAACATG CTCCATGCGAGTCACTATGATGCAGCAAAAGCTCTCCAGCGCCTGGTGAAGAAGCCTCTGCCGAAGCTCATTGAGAAATGCTGGTCTGAGGATGATGTG aaaCGCTTCATCAAAGGCCTGAGACAGTATGGAAAGAATTTCTTCCGCATCCGGAAAGACTTTCTGCCCAGCAAAAAGACT GGGGAGCTGATCACGTTCTACTACCACTGGAAGAAAACTCCTGAGGCTGCGGGAACTAGAGCTTATCGGCAGCAACGTCGACAGCCGTCCTCTCGTAAAGCCAAGACTCGCTCTGCAGCAGTCCCCGTAACCCCATCGCTGAATTATTCAG TGGATGCGAGTTCTGCCAGTGAAGACGATCTTGACAGTGAAGACAGTGAACAGGAAATCAAGAGCTGCAGCCACTGCGGTGCAACAA gTTCTAAGGATTGGCACCATGGGCGGAGAGACACCTCGTTGCTGTGCACGACCTGCCACACGCACGAAAGCAAACATGGAAGTCTGCCGCCAGCTTCAAAATCTGCAGTCGCTCCATTCCTGTTTAAACCTGctaaagaggaagaggaggtgaaCAACAAGCATGGCATGAGGACACGACGAAGCAGAGCACCT CTTTCATCTTTGAGAAGTGGCCACAGGAGGCTCACGGGCTCCCCCACCAGTGAGGATCAGCAGTCCAGCAGCCAGCCCTCCCCCAGCGGAGCGACTTCTAATTCACTGAGATCTTCTTCCACAGATAATAAGAAcgaatccagcaagaagacgaACAAG AAGATAAAAGAAGAGGTCACATCACCAAAGACAACAAAGCGTGTACGGGAGAGTCCTGCCCAGGAGCCGGGAGAGCCTGAGAAAGTTACTCCTAAAAGGCcgaagacacag GATCCTCGGGGCTCGCGGTCCGAGGGCGAGgccgaggtggaggaggagagcTCTTCAGAGAGCCGCAGCGCTCAGGACGACGGCAGCAGCGACACCAAAGACATCGACCAGGACAACCGCAGCTCCTCCCCCAGTATCTCCAGCCCGCAGCAGGGCAACGAGAGCGACTCCGACTCCTCGGCCCAGCCCGGGGGGATCCTGCCAGagccggctgctgctgctgtgggggggcCGGCTGACCCTCCAGCCCCCCAGGCCATCCCCTCTCAGGGCCATCCCATCCTTCATCAGCCACCACAAAGCACTCCTCCTGCTGATGGTGCTCAGAGCCCCTCTCCGGACCCCCCTCAGCCCGCTGCCGGTCAGCTAGCTGGACCAAACGCCCGCTCACAGCCCGCCCTTCACGCTCTCCCTCTTCCGCCAGCTCTTCCGCCAGCACTCGGTCCGCCAGCACTCGGTCAGGATTGTCCTCTTTCTCCAGCATTTCAGGTCCCCCCAGCTCTCAACTCTGCAcagcctctgcagacccatGGCCCGTCGGCTCAGGCCCTCCAGAGACCCCCACCCTTCTTTAGGGAGTCTCAGCTCCCCCAGCCTTCTCTCTCTGGCCCTCAAATCAAGCCCCCTCCCACCACTCCAATCCCAAGTTCACACAAACAGGGTCCACATAATCAGTCTTCTACACCTTTCCCTCAGATGCCTTCCAAtctcccccctccccctgcTCTGAAGCCCCTCAATTATCTGCCCAACCCGCATCCTCCGGGCGCCCCGCCGCCCCCCCTTCAGCTCATGCCACAGCCTTTGCCAATGCAGTCCCTTCCTACCCAGCTGCCAGTGCTCTCTCATGTGCAGACCCACCCTGGAAAAAGCATGACTTCCTCTCACCCGCCGGCAGCAGCCTCACTTCCTCTCCCTCCTGTAACATCTTCTGCTATTGGTCCGGTCCCGAGCCTCCAGCCGTCATATCCACCTCTGAGACCCTCGCCGAGCGCGGCAGCAGGATGTTCACAAATTCAGATTAAAGAAGAGCCACTGGATGAGATGGAAGAGGCTGAGAGCCCACCGCCTCCATCTCGCAGCCCCTCGCCGGAGCCCACCATCATCAACATGGCCAGCCATGCCAGCCAGTCTGCACG GTTTATCAAACACTTGGATCGTGGTTACAACTCCTGTTCCAGAACAGACCTGTTCTTCACTCCACTTACGGCCTCCAAGCTGGCCAAGAAAAGAGAGGAGGCGGTGGAAAAGTTGAGGAGAGATGCTGAGCACAGTGCTCGACAAGAACGTGAAAGGGAGAAAGAccgtgagagagacagagaaagggAGGCAGACAGAAATGCAATGAGT AGAGCCTCCAGCTCCTCCCACGACAGTCGTATGAGCGATGTTCAGATGACGGTTCATGGCCACGGACGCCCCTCCTTTGAGCAGCCGCCCACCACTGTGGCTGCTGTGCCCCCCTACATCGGCCCTGACACACCCGCCCTGCGCACCCTGAGTCACTACGCCCGACCCCATGTCATGTCGCCATCAAACCGCAACCACCCGTTCTACGTGTCGCTGAGCCCCGGCGACCCCCTGCTGGCCTACCACATGCCGGGCCTGTACGGCGCTGACCCTAACCTCAGAGAGCGCGAGCTCAGGAACCTGCGCGAGAGGGAGCTCCACGAGAGGATGAAGCCCGGCTATGAGGTCAAGCCCCCAGAAATGGAAATGCTACACCAATCTGCCAACCCCATGGAGCACTTTGCCAGACACGGGGCCATCGGTCTCCCCCACATCCCCGGGCCCCCCCACCACTTCGCCCAGTTCCATCCCGGGCTGAACCACATGGAGCGAGGGATGGTGCTGGCTGCGCCTCAGCTGCGCCCCGAGCTGAGCTACGCAGAGCGACTCACTGCAGAGCGGCTCCACGCAGAGAGGATGGCGTCTGTAGGGGCCGACCCCGCGGCCAGGCTGCAGATGCTCAATGTGACGCCGCACCACCACCAACACTCTCACGTTCActcccacctccacctgcaccagCAGGATCCGCTTGGGCAAG GTCAAAACCCTCATCCTCTGGACCCTCTGCAAGGAGGCCCACGTTTGGCCCGCTACCCCTTCCCCGGGGGCCAGATCCCCAACGCTCTACTGGGTGATCTCCCTCATGATCATGAGATGCTGCGCCACCCACTGTTTG
- the rereb gene encoding arginine-glutamic acid dipeptide repeats protein isoform X1, which yields MDDLFSPRRSLNSTQGEIRVGQSHQAKLPELQPRPVPSLQTQTEREDLMWTPGVNDCDLLMYLRAARSMAAFAGMCDGGSTEDGCLAASRDDTTLNALNMLHASHYDAAKALQRLVKKPLPKLIEKCWSEDDVKRFIKGLRQYGKNFFRIRKDFLPSKKTGELITFYYHWKKTPEAAGTRAYRQQRRQPSSRKAKTRSAAVPVTPSLNYSVDASSASEDDLDSEDSEQEIKSCSHCGATSSKDWHHGRRDTSLLCTTCHTHESKHGSLPPASKSAVAPFLFKPAKEEEEVNNKHGMRTRRSRAPLSSLRSGHRRLTGSPTSEDQQSSSQPSPSGATSNSLRSSSTDNKNESSKKTNKKIKEEVTSPKTTKRVRESPAQEPGEPEKVTPKRPKTQDPRGSRSEGEAEVEEESSSESRSAQDDGSSDTKDIDQDNRSSSPSISSPQQGNESDSDSSAQPGGILPEPAAAAVGGPADPPAPQAIPSQGHPILHQPPQSTPPADGAQSPSPDPPQPAAGQLAGPNARSQPALHALPLPPALPPALGPPALGQDCPLSPAFQVPPALNSAQPLQTHGPSAQALQRPPPFFRESQLPQPSLSGPQIKPPPTTPIPSSHKQGPHNQSSTPFPQMPSNLPPPPALKPLNYLPNPHPPGAPPPPLQLMPQPLPMQSLPTQLPVLSHVQTHPGKSMTSSHPPAAASLPLPPVTSSAIGPVPSLQPSYPPLRPSPSAAAGCSQIQIKEEPLDEMEEAESPPPPSRSPSPEPTIINMASHASQSARFIKHLDRGYNSCSRTDLFFTPLTASKLAKKREEAVEKLRRDAEHSARQEREREKDRERDREREADRNAMSRASSSSHDSRMSDVQMTVHGHGRPSFEQPPTTVAAVPPYIGPDTPALRTLSHYARPHVMSPSNRNHPFYVSLSPGDPLLAYHMPGLYGADPNLRERELRNLRERELHERMKPGYEVKPPEMEMLHQSANPMEHFARHGAIGLPHIPGPPHHFAQFHPGLNHMERGMVLAAPQLRPELSYAERLTAERLHAERMASVGADPAARLQMLNVTPHHHQHSHVHSHLHLHQQDPLGQGDVGAFHCYDERCQNPHPLDPLQGGPRLARYPFPGGQIPNALLGDLPHDHEMLRHPLFGAYQRELQGQIPQMSAAHQLQAMHAQSAELQRMAMEQQWLHAHHMHGGQLPSQEDYYSRLKKEGDKPS from the exons ATGGACGACCTGTTCAGTCCGCGGAG GAGCCTGAACAGCACACAGGGAGAGATAAGAGTGGGACAAAGTCATCAG GCCAAACTCCCAGAGTTGCAGCCACGGCCCGTTCCCAGTTTGCAGACTCAGACGGAGAGGGAGGATCTGATGTGGACGCCGGGGGTCAATGACTGTGACCTTCTGATGTACCTCAGAGCGGCCAG GAGCATGGCAGCGTTTGCAGGGATGTGTGACGGTGGGTCAACAGAGGATGGATGTCTTGCAGCCTCCCGTGATGATACCACACTCAACGCACTCAACATG CTCCATGCGAGTCACTATGATGCAGCAAAAGCTCTCCAGCGCCTGGTGAAGAAGCCTCTGCCGAAGCTCATTGAGAAATGCTGGTCTGAGGATGATGTG aaaCGCTTCATCAAAGGCCTGAGACAGTATGGAAAGAATTTCTTCCGCATCCGGAAAGACTTTCTGCCCAGCAAAAAGACT GGGGAGCTGATCACGTTCTACTACCACTGGAAGAAAACTCCTGAGGCTGCGGGAACTAGAGCTTATCGGCAGCAACGTCGACAGCCGTCCTCTCGTAAAGCCAAGACTCGCTCTGCAGCAGTCCCCGTAACCCCATCGCTGAATTATTCAG TGGATGCGAGTTCTGCCAGTGAAGACGATCTTGACAGTGAAGACAGTGAACAGGAAATCAAGAGCTGCAGCCACTGCGGTGCAACAA gTTCTAAGGATTGGCACCATGGGCGGAGAGACACCTCGTTGCTGTGCACGACCTGCCACACGCACGAAAGCAAACATGGAAGTCTGCCGCCAGCTTCAAAATCTGCAGTCGCTCCATTCCTGTTTAAACCTGctaaagaggaagaggaggtgaaCAACAAGCATGGCATGAGGACACGACGAAGCAGAGCACCT CTTTCATCTTTGAGAAGTGGCCACAGGAGGCTCACGGGCTCCCCCACCAGTGAGGATCAGCAGTCCAGCAGCCAGCCCTCCCCCAGCGGAGCGACTTCTAATTCACTGAGATCTTCTTCCACAGATAATAAGAAcgaatccagcaagaagacgaACAAG AAGATAAAAGAAGAGGTCACATCACCAAAGACAACAAAGCGTGTACGGGAGAGTCCTGCCCAGGAGCCGGGAGAGCCTGAGAAAGTTACTCCTAAAAGGCcgaagacacag GATCCTCGGGGCTCGCGGTCCGAGGGCGAGgccgaggtggaggaggagagcTCTTCAGAGAGCCGCAGCGCTCAGGACGACGGCAGCAGCGACACCAAAGACATCGACCAGGACAACCGCAGCTCCTCCCCCAGTATCTCCAGCCCGCAGCAGGGCAACGAGAGCGACTCCGACTCCTCGGCCCAGCCCGGGGGGATCCTGCCAGagccggctgctgctgctgtgggggggcCGGCTGACCCTCCAGCCCCCCAGGCCATCCCCTCTCAGGGCCATCCCATCCTTCATCAGCCACCACAAAGCACTCCTCCTGCTGATGGTGCTCAGAGCCCCTCTCCGGACCCCCCTCAGCCCGCTGCCGGTCAGCTAGCTGGACCAAACGCCCGCTCACAGCCCGCCCTTCACGCTCTCCCTCTTCCGCCAGCTCTTCCGCCAGCACTCGGTCCGCCAGCACTCGGTCAGGATTGTCCTCTTTCTCCAGCATTTCAGGTCCCCCCAGCTCTCAACTCTGCAcagcctctgcagacccatGGCCCGTCGGCTCAGGCCCTCCAGAGACCCCCACCCTTCTTTAGGGAGTCTCAGCTCCCCCAGCCTTCTCTCTCTGGCCCTCAAATCAAGCCCCCTCCCACCACTCCAATCCCAAGTTCACACAAACAGGGTCCACATAATCAGTCTTCTACACCTTTCCCTCAGATGCCTTCCAAtctcccccctccccctgcTCTGAAGCCCCTCAATTATCTGCCCAACCCGCATCCTCCGGGCGCCCCGCCGCCCCCCCTTCAGCTCATGCCACAGCCTTTGCCAATGCAGTCCCTTCCTACCCAGCTGCCAGTGCTCTCTCATGTGCAGACCCACCCTGGAAAAAGCATGACTTCCTCTCACCCGCCGGCAGCAGCCTCACTTCCTCTCCCTCCTGTAACATCTTCTGCTATTGGTCCGGTCCCGAGCCTCCAGCCGTCATATCCACCTCTGAGACCCTCGCCGAGCGCGGCAGCAGGATGTTCACAAATTCAGATTAAAGAAGAGCCACTGGATGAGATGGAAGAGGCTGAGAGCCCACCGCCTCCATCTCGCAGCCCCTCGCCGGAGCCCACCATCATCAACATGGCCAGCCATGCCAGCCAGTCTGCACG GTTTATCAAACACTTGGATCGTGGTTACAACTCCTGTTCCAGAACAGACCTGTTCTTCACTCCACTTACGGCCTCCAAGCTGGCCAAGAAAAGAGAGGAGGCGGTGGAAAAGTTGAGGAGAGATGCTGAGCACAGTGCTCGACAAGAACGTGAAAGGGAGAAAGAccgtgagagagacagagaaagggAGGCAGACAGAAATGCAATGAGT AGAGCCTCCAGCTCCTCCCACGACAGTCGTATGAGCGATGTTCAGATGACGGTTCATGGCCACGGACGCCCCTCCTTTGAGCAGCCGCCCACCACTGTGGCTGCTGTGCCCCCCTACATCGGCCCTGACACACCCGCCCTGCGCACCCTGAGTCACTACGCCCGACCCCATGTCATGTCGCCATCAAACCGCAACCACCCGTTCTACGTGTCGCTGAGCCCCGGCGACCCCCTGCTGGCCTACCACATGCCGGGCCTGTACGGCGCTGACCCTAACCTCAGAGAGCGCGAGCTCAGGAACCTGCGCGAGAGGGAGCTCCACGAGAGGATGAAGCCCGGCTATGAGGTCAAGCCCCCAGAAATGGAAATGCTACACCAATCTGCCAACCCCATGGAGCACTTTGCCAGACACGGGGCCATCGGTCTCCCCCACATCCCCGGGCCCCCCCACCACTTCGCCCAGTTCCATCCCGGGCTGAACCACATGGAGCGAGGGATGGTGCTGGCTGCGCCTCAGCTGCGCCCCGAGCTGAGCTACGCAGAGCGACTCACTGCAGAGCGGCTCCACGCAGAGAGGATGGCGTCTGTAGGGGCCGACCCCGCGGCCAGGCTGCAGATGCTCAATGTGACGCCGCACCACCACCAACACTCTCACGTTCActcccacctccacctgcaccagCAGGATCCGCTTGGGCAAGGTGATGTTGGAGCTTTTCACTGCTATGACGAAAGAT GTCAAAACCCTCATCCTCTGGACCCTCTGCAAGGAGGCCCACGTTTGGCCCGCTACCCCTTCCCCGGGGGCCAGATCCCCAACGCTCTACTGGGTGATCTCCCTCATGATCATGAGATGCTGCGCCACCCACTGTTTG